Proteins from one Acidiferrobacteraceae bacterium genomic window:
- the sat gene encoding sulfate adenylyltransferase has protein sequence MTKLVNPHGGGNLKPLLLDGDACKTELERAQSLKQLRMSSRETGDVIMMGIGGFTPLDGFMTHADWQGVCDGYRMANGLIWPIPVTLSCGSDADINEGDEISLVDGESGDIMATMKVTEKYAIDKKHECMQVYKTTDMEHPGVKMVMEQGDVNLAGPIKVLSTGNFEKEYGKLFMTPAETRAEFEKRGWSTIAAFQTRNPMHRSHEYLAKIAIEICDGVLIHSLLGKLKPGDIPADVRAKAIDTLCTNYFVDNTVIQAGYPLDMRYAGPREALLHALFRQNYGCSHLIVGRDHAGVGDYYGPFDAHHIFDEIPAGSLETQPLKIDWTFWCNKCDGMASMKTCPHGAEDRILLSGTKLRKALSEGEEVSEKFSRPEVLKILREYYGSLAEDQKVKVELKGHSAR, from the coding sequence ATGACGAAGCTTGTAAACCCCCATGGCGGCGGCAACCTGAAGCCGCTTCTACTCGACGGTGACGCCTGCAAGACTGAACTGGAGCGCGCCCAATCCCTGAAGCAGCTGCGCATGTCCTCGCGCGAGACCGGTGATGTCATCATGATGGGCATCGGCGGATTCACACCTCTCGACGGATTCATGACCCACGCCGACTGGCAAGGCGTATGCGACGGTTACAGGATGGCCAACGGCCTTATTTGGCCCATCCCGGTGACCCTGTCCTGCGGCAGCGACGCCGACATCAACGAAGGCGACGAAATCTCCCTGGTGGACGGCGAGTCCGGCGACATCATGGCCACCATGAAGGTGACCGAGAAATACGCCATCGACAAAAAGCACGAGTGCATGCAGGTGTACAAGACCACCGATATGGAGCACCCGGGTGTGAAAATGGTGATGGAACAGGGCGATGTTAATCTCGCCGGCCCGATCAAGGTCCTGTCCACGGGTAATTTCGAGAAGGAATACGGCAAGCTGTTCATGACCCCGGCCGAAACCCGTGCCGAGTTCGAGAAACGCGGCTGGAGCACCATCGCGGCCTTCCAGACCCGCAACCCCATGCACCGCTCCCATGAATACCTGGCCAAGATCGCCATCGAAATCTGCGACGGTGTCCTGATTCACTCCCTGCTGGGCAAGCTCAAGCCCGGCGACATCCCCGCCGACGTGCGCGCCAAGGCCATCGATACCTTGTGCACGAACTATTTCGTTGACAACACCGTGATCCAGGCAGGCTATCCGCTGGACATGCGCTATGCCGGTCCGCGCGAGGCCCTGCTGCATGCCCTGTTCCGCCAGAACTACGGCTGCTCGCACCTGATCGTGGGCAGGGACCATGCCGGTGTCGGCGACTACTACGGCCCGTTCGATGCCCACCACATCTTCGACGAGATTCCGGCCGGCTCCCTGGAAACCCAGCCGCTGAAGATTGACTGGACCTTCTGGTGCAACAAGTGCGATGGCATGGCCTCCATGAAGACCTGCCCCCATGGTGCCGAGGATCGCATCCTTCTGTCCGGTACCAAGCTGCGCAAGGCCTTGTCGGAAGGTGAAGAGGTGTCCGAGAAGTTTTCTCGCCCGGAAGTGCTCAAGATTCTGCGCGAGTATTACGGCAGCTTGGCCGAAGACCAGAAGGTCAAGGTCGAGCTCAAGGGCCACTCCGCCCGATAA
- the aprB gene encoding adenylyl-sulfate reductase subunit beta codes for MPTYVRTDKCDGCKGQDKAACVYICPHDLMKLDQDGADTGHAMKAWNQEPEQCWECYACVKICPQNAIECRHYADVVPLGASVQPLRSNDSILWSIKFRNGNLKRFKFPIRTTAEGSADPTAGKGNKSGADLTDCGVLFTEDAHDGDASQFMAS; via the coding sequence ATGCCTACCTATGTACGTACTGACAAGTGCGACGGGTGCAAGGGTCAGGACAAGGCCGCTTGCGTGTATATCTGCCCGCACGATCTGATGAAGCTGGACCAGGATGGGGCCGATACCGGCCACGCGATGAAGGCCTGGAACCAGGAGCCTGAGCAATGCTGGGAGTGCTATGCCTGCGTCAAGATCTGCCCGCAGAACGCCATCGAATGTCGTCACTATGCCGACGTGGTTCCGCTGGGCGCCTCCGTCCAGCCGCTGCGTAGCAACGACTCGATCCTGTGGAGCATCAAGTTCCGCAACGGCAACCTGAAGCGCTTCAAGTTCCCGATCCGCACCACGGCCGAAGGTTCGGCCGATCCGACCGCCGGTAAGGGCAACAAAAGCGGTGCCGACCTGACCGACTGCGGCGTGTTGTTCACCGAAGATGCGCACGACGGTGACGCCAGCCAGTTCATGGCCAGTTGA
- the aprA gene encoding adenylyl-sulfate reductase subunit alpha — MAEYDFGNPEVVEEDVDVLIIGGGMAACGAAVEIMRWDEAKDFNIKLVDKAALSRSGAVAQGLSAINTYMGENDPADYVRYVRGDLMGIIREDLVYDVGRHVDSSVHLFEEWGLPIWKRPGDEGKKLPEGGKPVRSGKWQIMINGESYKWIVAEAARKSLGTENIREHVFIVKLVNDKNDPKRVSGAVGFSVREHKVFVYKFKCCLLVCGGAVNVFRPRSVGEGMGRAWYPVWNAGSTYAMALEAGAEGTMLENRFVPARFKDGYGPVGAWFLLFKAKSMNGLGEDYQEKNAHLLAEAGYDKYAKGHKMGTCLRNHLAIAELKEGRGPLFIDTPTAMANLAKNMTPKEIEHLEAEAWEDFLDMTIAQCGVWAGENIEPDKEMSEMMPTEPYLLGSHAGCAGLWVSGPDDLPGVPKEWSWGYRGMTTVPGLFTAGDGVGASGHKFSSGAFTEGRMAAKGMLKFVMDNKGFTPEPDTGVDDLVEAVYKPVRNFLEHKDYTTTIDVNPNYITPRMLQLRLQKIMDEYVGGVSTMYQTNARMMQVAERKLGMLKEDADRMRAKDLHELLRAWENYHRIIAAEAHMKHIQFREESRYPGYYYRADFLAIDDDNWKCFVNSTYDKNTKEWSLRKVKYHMLIKPSDDEADAIAHPGAEV, encoded by the coding sequence ATGGCCGAATACGATTTTGGCAATCCCGAGGTCGTCGAAGAGGATGTAGATGTCCTCATCATCGGCGGAGGCATGGCTGCCTGCGGCGCGGCGGTGGAAATCATGCGCTGGGACGAGGCGAAGGACTTCAACATCAAACTGGTCGACAAGGCCGCCCTGTCGCGCTCCGGCGCGGTGGCGCAGGGCCTGTCCGCGATCAACACCTACATGGGTGAAAACGATCCGGCCGACTACGTACGCTACGTCCGTGGCGACCTCATGGGCATCATCCGCGAAGATCTGGTGTACGACGTGGGCCGTCACGTCGACAGCTCCGTACACCTGTTCGAGGAGTGGGGCCTCCCAATCTGGAAGCGGCCGGGCGACGAAGGCAAGAAACTCCCTGAAGGTGGCAAGCCGGTACGTTCCGGCAAGTGGCAGATCATGATCAACGGCGAATCCTACAAATGGATCGTTGCCGAAGCCGCCAGAAAGTCGCTCGGGACCGAAAATATTCGCGAACATGTGTTCATCGTAAAACTGGTGAACGACAAGAACGATCCGAAGCGCGTCTCCGGCGCTGTCGGCTTCTCCGTTCGCGAACACAAGGTATTCGTGTACAAATTCAAATGCTGTCTGCTGGTCTGCGGCGGCGCAGTGAACGTATTCCGTCCGCGCTCCGTTGGCGAAGGCATGGGTCGTGCGTGGTACCCGGTGTGGAATGCCGGCTCCACCTACGCGATGGCGCTGGAAGCCGGAGCCGAAGGTACAATGCTGGAGAATCGTTTCGTGCCCGCCCGCTTCAAGGACGGCTACGGTCCGGTCGGTGCCTGGTTCCTGCTGTTCAAGGCGAAGTCCATGAATGGTCTGGGTGAGGACTACCAGGAGAAGAACGCACACCTGCTCGCAGAGGCCGGATACGACAAATACGCCAAGGGCCACAAGATGGGCACCTGCCTGCGTAACCATCTGGCGATTGCGGAATTGAAGGAAGGCCGCGGCCCACTCTTCATCGATACGCCGACGGCAATGGCGAACCTTGCCAAGAACATGACGCCGAAGGAAATCGAGCACCTCGAGGCCGAGGCATGGGAAGATTTCCTCGACATGACCATTGCCCAGTGTGGTGTCTGGGCGGGCGAGAACATCGAACCCGACAAGGAAATGTCCGAGATGATGCCGACCGAGCCCTACCTGCTGGGTTCGCACGCCGGTTGCGCCGGTTTGTGGGTATCGGGTCCGGACGATCTGCCGGGCGTGCCAAAGGAATGGAGCTGGGGCTACCGTGGCATGACCACCGTGCCCGGCCTGTTCACCGCCGGCGACGGCGTGGGCGCCTCCGGTCACAAGTTCTCCTCCGGGGCATTCACCGAGGGCCGCATGGCCGCCAAGGGCATGCTGAAGTTCGTCATGGACAACAAGGGTTTCACGCCGGAGCCTGATACCGGGGTAGACGATCTTGTGGAAGCAGTATACAAGCCGGTGCGCAACTTCCTTGAACACAAGGACTACACCACGACGATCGACGTCAACCCCAACTACATCACGCCCAGGATGCTGCAACTGCGTCTGCAGAAGATCATGGACGAGTACGTTGGCGGTGTGTCCACCATGTACCAGACCAATGCGAGAATGATGCAGGTTGCCGAGCGCAAGTTGGGCATGCTGAAGGAAGATGCGGACAGGATGCGTGCCAAGGACCTGCACGAACTGCTGCGCGCGTGGGAGAACTACCACCGTATCATCGCCGCCGAGGCGCACATGAAGCACATCCAGTTCCGCGAGGAATCCCGCTATCCCGGCTATTACTACCGTGCCGACTTCCTGGCCATTGATGACGACAACTGGAAGTGCTTTGTGAACTCCACCTACGACAAGAACACAAAGGAATGGTCCCTGAGGAAGGTGAAGTATCACATGCTCATCAAGCCGTCCGATGATGAGGCGGATGCCATCGCGCATCCGGGCGCCGAGGTCTGA
- a CDS encoding YkgJ family cysteine cluster protein — protein MKHNRSRLDIDIKDSPFEGPVQPTKLGLEDTVRFRCHKGMTCFNRCCQDIDIQLTPYDVIRLKQRLGMTSRDFLDEYTWPFEMDHHGMPGVKFRPVDKGTACRFVTEQGCSVYEDRPAACRYYAMGHMTMRKQDAPEADDVYFMVKEDHCLGHNEPRTITVCDYRREQGVDEYDALTAHWRRLVLKKRSAGPTVGKPSPRSFQLWFLASYDIDGFREFVFSRSFEEVFILSDKEKENLRKDDVALMEFAARFLDQVMFGVFTINRRADARERRLAKARERKQLRDKVARILTEAQFEEAKKASESDRLQQ, from the coding sequence ATGAAACACAACCGATCAAGGCTGGACATCGACATCAAGGATTCGCCCTTCGAGGGGCCGGTGCAGCCGACCAAACTCGGTCTGGAAGACACCGTCCGGTTCCGGTGCCACAAGGGCATGACCTGTTTCAATCGATGCTGCCAGGACATCGATATCCAGCTCACGCCCTATGACGTCATACGGCTGAAACAACGCCTTGGTATGACATCGCGTGACTTCCTGGACGAGTACACCTGGCCGTTTGAAATGGATCACCACGGAATGCCTGGGGTGAAGTTCAGGCCGGTCGACAAGGGCACGGCATGCCGATTCGTGACGGAACAAGGCTGCTCGGTGTACGAGGACCGCCCCGCTGCGTGCCGATATTACGCCATGGGACACATGACCATGCGCAAGCAGGACGCCCCCGAGGCAGATGACGTGTACTTCATGGTGAAGGAAGACCACTGTCTGGGTCACAACGAGCCGCGAACCATCACCGTCTGCGACTATCGCAGGGAGCAGGGGGTCGATGAATACGATGCGCTCACGGCCCATTGGCGCCGGCTCGTGCTGAAGAAGCGCTCCGCCGGACCCACCGTCGGCAAACCTTCGCCGCGCTCGTTCCAGCTCTGGTTTCTGGCGAGCTACGATATCGACGGGTTCCGGGAATTCGTCTTCAGCCGGTCTTTCGAGGAGGTTTTCATCCTTTCCGACAAGGAAAAGGAAAATCTCCGAAAGGACGACGTAGCCCTGATGGAATTCGCTGCCCGTTTCCTGGACCAGGTCATGTTCGGAGTCTTCACCATCAATCGCAGGGCCGACGCGCGCGAGCGGCGTTTGGCCAAGGCGCGCGAGCGCAAGCAGCTCCGCGACAAGGTGGCGCGCATCCTGACCGAAGCGCAGTTCGAAGAGGCGAAAAAGGCCAGCGAATCCGACAGATTACAACAATAA
- a CDS encoding lipid-binding SYLF domain-containing protein, with protein MKLHPTSRILFVTLVAVSMLAVAAAARADADAQAATTINTIKKRDPGIDSFFKSSYAYAVFPTIGKGAVGIGGAFGRGIVYRHGKRIGTAKMTQLSIGFQLGGQAYSEVIFFQDAATFNRFTNGQLKFGAGVSAVAVKTGAARRASFSRGVAIFTMAKGGLMYEASVSGQEFDYKKD; from the coding sequence ATGAAATTGCATCCGACATCCCGAATACTCTTCGTCACCCTGGTGGCGGTCTCGATGTTGGCCGTAGCGGCCGCCGCGCGCGCCGACGCCGACGCCCAGGCCGCGACCACGATCAACACCATCAAAAAGAGAGATCCCGGAATCGATTCGTTCTTCAAATCTTCGTACGCCTATGCCGTCTTCCCAACAATCGGCAAGGGAGCGGTCGGAATCGGCGGGGCCTTCGGCAGGGGAATCGTTTATCGCCACGGCAAACGGATCGGAACCGCGAAGATGACCCAGCTCAGCATCGGTTTTCAGCTCGGCGGCCAGGCCTACAGCGAGGTCATTTTCTTCCAGGACGCGGCCACATTTAATCGTTTTACCAATGGACAGCTGAAGTTTGGCGCGGGTGTGTCCGCTGTGGCGGTGAAGACCGGCGCAGCCAGGCGGGCCAGCTTCTCGCGAGGAGTTGCGATTTTTACCATGGCCAAGGGGGGACTCATGTATGAAGCCTCTGTCTCCGGCCAGGAATTCGACTACAAGAAGGACTAG
- a CDS encoding metal-dependent hydrolase, with protein MAQAPYALAIVPRRIPETLSADTPRYWFDQHPFKTHVFNALSSTFPVGERFFVRSVRYYRDQIQGEELKRQVRDFTSQEGYHGIEHDHHIEILRGQGYAGIDRFIDFDKRILDWLCRKHPRFALAATAAIEHFTAILAHQLLSRPDLWVEPMHPDMRLLWQWHAAEETEHKAVAFDVYQQVSGRYGFRVGVMMLETIGLLADVFFRTTYFLYRDGRLFSLKLWIDGWRFMWGRNGFLRSIFTDYWMYYRRGFHPWQRDNYHLVTDFLQGAGQALRNAAPGKRT; from the coding sequence TTGGCCCAGGCACCCTACGCACTCGCCATCGTCCCGCGGCGCATTCCGGAGACGCTATCCGCGGATACTCCACGCTACTGGTTTGACCAGCACCCGTTCAAGACGCACGTCTTCAACGCCTTGTCTTCAACGTTTCCTGTGGGCGAACGGTTTTTCGTGCGCAGCGTACGGTACTACCGCGACCAGATACAAGGCGAGGAGTTGAAGCGCCAAGTGCGCGACTTCACCAGCCAGGAGGGCTACCACGGGATCGAGCACGACCACCACATCGAAATCCTCCGTGGCCAGGGCTATGCAGGGATCGATCGGTTCATCGATTTCGACAAGCGAATCCTGGACTGGCTGTGCCGCAAGCATCCGCGCTTTGCCCTTGCGGCGACCGCAGCCATCGAGCACTTCACCGCGATCCTGGCGCACCAGCTCTTGTCGCGACCGGACTTGTGGGTCGAGCCCATGCATCCCGATATGCGGCTTCTGTGGCAATGGCACGCCGCCGAAGAGACCGAACACAAGGCCGTGGCCTTCGACGTGTACCAGCAGGTGTCGGGACGCTATGGATTCCGTGTCGGAGTGATGATGCTGGAAACCATTGGCCTGTTGGCCGACGTGTTCTTTCGAACCACGTACTTTCTCTATCGCGATGGCAGGCTGTTCAGCCTGAAGCTGTGGATCGATGGCTGGCGTTTCATGTGGGGCCGCAACGGATTCCTGCGATCCATCTTTACCGACTATTGGATGTACTATCGCAGGGGCTTTCATCCGTGGCAGCGGGACAACTATCACCTGGTGACGGATTTTCTGCAGGGCGCGGGTCAGGCCCTGCGCAACGCGGCCCCGGGCAAACGAACCTAG
- a CDS encoding sulfite exporter TauE/SafE family protein: MEPTLLTQASMAAMFFAGLLGSVHCVGMCGGIVGALTAGIDPARRQSGWRMFPFQSAYNLGRITSYMVAGAIAGAVGQGTLGILTPHKAVFVGHLLSAGFLIAMGLYLAGWWRGLALLEHLGRKIWIRIEPFGRRLLPVRTPPGALVLGLLWGWLPCGLVYSALAWSFASGGAGQGALVMLAFGAGTLPTLLVLGGAGTWLVRMARTAKVRVVLGSLAILFGVYTFGMAFSHAHSSHDKTASIVAVITLPSRA; encoded by the coding sequence GTGGAACCTACTCTGCTTACCCAGGCATCCATGGCGGCAATGTTCTTTGCCGGGCTGCTCGGTTCGGTTCATTGTGTGGGGATGTGCGGCGGTATCGTTGGCGCCCTGACCGCCGGAATCGATCCTGCGCGCCGCCAGTCGGGATGGCGCATGTTTCCCTTTCAGTCCGCCTACAACCTCGGAAGAATCACCTCATACATGGTCGCGGGCGCGATCGCCGGCGCCGTTGGCCAGGGAACCCTGGGCATTCTGACGCCACACAAGGCAGTCTTTGTGGGTCACCTTCTCTCGGCCGGATTTCTGATTGCCATGGGACTGTATCTCGCGGGTTGGTGGCGTGGGCTGGCGCTGTTGGAGCATCTGGGACGCAAGATCTGGATTCGGATCGAACCCTTCGGGCGTCGTCTGCTGCCGGTGCGGACGCCGCCGGGGGCGCTGGTTCTCGGCCTGCTCTGGGGATGGTTGCCATGCGGCCTGGTGTATTCCGCCCTTGCCTGGTCTTTTGCCAGCGGCGGGGCGGGCCAGGGCGCACTGGTCATGCTCGCCTTCGGCGCAGGGACCCTGCCGACCCTTCTGGTCTTGGGCGGGGCGGGGACCTGGCTGGTTCGCATGGCACGAACTGCGAAGGTACGGGTCGTGTTGGGGAGTTTGGCGATCCTCTTCGGCGTATATACGTTCGGCATGGCTTTTTCACATGCCCACAGCAGTCACGACAAAACCGCGTCCATTGTGGCTGTAATTACGCTTCCATCCCGCGCTTGA
- a CDS encoding FixH family protein gives MIDNKNSPPWYREPYVWLIILIPASAVVYGFLFLRLALVSNDGLVDDDYYQHGKEINRVLDRDRAATSLGLTARGKLDLSHGTISLWMHDGTNTKLPQELTLKLMHATRAGFDQHVVLQRSPDGRYFGLVSPLELGHWYLQLGTKRWRLTGSLFLPGDAGFRLAPEGT, from the coding sequence ATGATCGACAACAAGAATTCCCCGCCGTGGTACCGGGAACCCTATGTATGGTTGATTATCCTGATCCCGGCCTCCGCCGTGGTCTATGGATTCCTGTTTCTTCGCCTGGCGCTGGTTTCCAATGACGGCCTGGTTGATGACGACTACTACCAGCATGGCAAGGAAATCAACCGCGTGCTGGATCGCGATCGCGCGGCGACCTCCCTCGGTCTGACGGCCCGTGGAAAGCTGGACCTCAGCCATGGAACGATCTCTCTCTGGATGCACGACGGTACGAATACGAAGCTGCCGCAGGAACTCACGCTCAAGCTGATGCACGCCACCCGAGCTGGATTCGACCAGCATGTCGTCCTGCAGCGGTCGCCGGATGGCCGCTATTTCGGCCTGGTGTCCCCCCTGGAACTGGGTCACTGGTACCTGCAACTGGGGACAAAACGTTGGCGTCTTACCGGATCCCTGTTTCTGCCCGGTGATGCCGGTTTCCGACTGGCGCCGGAGGGCACCTAG
- the ccoG gene encoding cytochrome c oxidase accessory protein CcoG, whose translation MTEAERKRVDPEGAEEVESSLYAKRIKIYPREVHGLFAFWRVVGVFVLLGLYYVVPWLQWDGRQAVLFDLPARKFYVFGLVFWPQDFFYMTGLMVVAALSLFFFTAIAGRLWCGYACPQTVWTEVFLWIERKIEGDRPKRQKLDQAPWTPRKLAIKGSKHTVWVLFAAFTGFTFVGYFTPITGIAHKIMTFGLGPWETFWIIFYSVATWGNAGFLREQVCIYMCPYARFQSAMFDKNTLIISYDEKRGEPRGSRRKGTDPGEQGLGDCIDCTMCVQVCPTGIDIRNGLQYQCIACAACIDVCDSVMDKMNYPRGLIRYTTENAMEGKGIHVLRPRIILYALVLVGILSAILYSMATRIPLELDVIRDRISLYRETNDGDIQNVYLLKILNMDRVSHDYDLSVRGLHEMKLDTGGQSLRVDPGDVVEIPVRVNVEPDEIHERSSTIYFHLKARDNPKLVADEKARFLGPVWED comes from the coding sequence ATGACGGAAGCGGAACGCAAACGCGTAGATCCCGAAGGCGCAGAGGAAGTCGAAAGCTCCCTATACGCCAAGCGCATCAAGATCTATCCCCGAGAGGTACATGGCCTGTTCGCCTTCTGGCGAGTTGTAGGCGTCTTTGTGCTTCTGGGCCTGTACTACGTCGTCCCGTGGCTGCAATGGGATGGCCGTCAGGCCGTGTTGTTCGATCTACCGGCGCGCAAGTTCTATGTCTTCGGCCTGGTGTTCTGGCCCCAGGACTTCTTCTATATGACGGGGCTGATGGTCGTGGCGGCGCTGTCGCTGTTTTTCTTTACTGCCATCGCCGGAAGACTGTGGTGCGGCTACGCCTGTCCGCAGACCGTTTGGACCGAGGTATTCCTTTGGATTGAGCGCAAGATCGAGGGCGATCGGCCGAAGCGCCAGAAACTGGACCAGGCGCCGTGGACACCGCGCAAGCTGGCCATCAAGGGCAGCAAACATACCGTGTGGGTGTTGTTTGCCGCGTTCACCGGATTTACCTTTGTTGGATATTTCACGCCCATCACAGGCATCGCCCACAAGATCATGACCTTTGGACTGGGCCCGTGGGAAACCTTCTGGATCATCTTTTACAGTGTTGCCACCTGGGGCAATGCCGGATTTCTGCGCGAACAGGTCTGTATCTACATGTGTCCCTATGCGCGCTTCCAAAGTGCGATGTTCGACAAGAACACGCTCATCATCTCCTACGACGAGAAGCGCGGGGAACCGCGTGGGTCCCGACGCAAGGGCACCGATCCCGGGGAGCAGGGCCTCGGTGACTGCATCGACTGCACCATGTGCGTGCAGGTATGCCCCACTGGGATCGACATCCGCAACGGCCTGCAGTATCAGTGTATCGCGTGCGCGGCATGTATCGACGTCTGCGACAGCGTCATGGACAAGATGAACTATCCGCGTGGCCTCATACGCTACACGACTGAAAACGCCATGGAGGGCAAGGGTATCCACGTTTTGCGTCCGAGGATCATCCTGTATGCACTTGTGCTGGTCGGGATTCTTTCGGCCATCCTGTATTCCATGGCTACACGCATACCTTTGGAGCTGGATGTGATTCGCGATCGTATCAGTCTGTACCGGGAGACCAATGACGGCGATATACAGAATGTCTATCTGCTCAAGATTCTGAATATGGACAGGGTGTCCCACGATTATGACTTGTCGGTGCGCGGTCTGCACGAGATGAAGCTCGATACGGGTGGACAGTCCCTGCGTGTCGATCCGGGCGATGTTGTCGAGATACCCGTACGCGTCAACGTGGAACCCGACGAGATTCACGAACGTTCCAGCACCATTTATTTCCATCTGAAGGCACGGGACAATCCGAAGCTGGTCGCCGATGAGAAGGCCCGCTTCCTGGGTCCGGTCTGGGAGGATTGA